The Capra hircus breed San Clemente chromosome 11, ASM170441v1, whole genome shotgun sequence genomic interval CATCTTGCCAAGTTGCCATCCGGAAAGGTCTTGCCAATTTAGTTTGGCCCACAGCGTGGGGGAACGGTTCACTCCTTCCTGTAGAGCGTTGTCCAGCTTTCATTGAAATGTCCTGGACATCCTGGCACCTCGGTTTGACATCAGTGCGGCCCACCCTGCCTCTCTGGGGAGCTGGTCCACCCCTCCCCCGGCCCTAAAATTGGCCCCCGCCCTACCCCCACTCCGCTGTTTGCTGACCCATTGTTCATGGAACAATCCGAAGGAAATTGCCTCAGATCTTGGGAGCCAGGAGGTCAGAGGCAGCAGCTCCTCGGGGTGCCTCCcttgtttttcttgaatttggTTCATTTGTTGGCTTTCTTGCTCTGTAGGCTGTTCTGGGCCCCTTCTCCCTTCCAGCAAGGTGGAGCCTGGGACTGTGGGGTGGGAGAGGCAGGTCGGGGAGAAGCTGGCAGCCAGCACCCGGGGAAGCGATTTCTGATGCATGGGTCAGGCCGACTCTCTGATCCCACTTTGCTGGAGTCGATTTCCCGGGTGGCTGGAGCAGTGGACTCACGGTCACCCGAACCTCAGGCAGCCgcagggaaaaaatagaatgaagaGAGCTGTGTGTCAGGGGCATCCTGTGCATCCTCACTCCACACGATCCCATTGACTATTTGATCACTGATGGcaggaggttcagagaggttaaggagtTTGCCCCACATCCCACAGCCAAGAATAGCAGAGCTGGATTCCAACCCAAATCTGCCTGACTTTAGAAGCCCATGTCCCTAACCCCTAGTCCATACTGCCTCTgaagagggcagggagggtgtgatGGGCTTATTCTCCCAAGAGGAGAAAAGTCATTGCCTGCAGTCTCCAGGGAGGGGCCATCCTGCTGGGCTTCTGGGCATGGGGTGCCGCCTGGGAGCTTCCCAACTTGGCCCGGCAGCCTGTCCCCACTTAACAGATCTGCTTCTCCTCTGGCAGATCTAATGTCTTTGAAGAGGATGATGGAGAAGCTTGGGGTCCCCAAGACCCACTTGGAGATGAAGAAGATGATCTCGGAGGTGACAGGCGGGGTCAGCGACACCATCTCCTACCGAGACTTCGTGAATATGATGCTGGGGAAACGCTCGGCGGTCCTTAAGCTGTGAGtacctcctgcctctcctggggTCTCCGGAGGCAGAGTCACCGTGTGTGGAGAGGTTCCTGGCTCGGCACCTGAGCCAGTCCCCGGCCAGGAGGTAATTTATTTCTCTGACTCACTGGGCAAGGTTCTTAACTTCGCTGAACCTGATGTCTCATCTATCAAATGGTCCCATTAATAAGTACCTTGCCCGCAAAATGAGCCCATAGCAGAACCTAGCGAAATCAGGGCTTGGTAAGCGGCAACGGTGATGGTGATGACGATGATGATAACTGCACAGCTGAGACCTTCTGACCCTCAGcttcctcctttgtaaaatgaCTCTGCTactccacagattgttgtgagcATAATCTAGAGCAAAAACCAGCTCAAAAGGTAGGTAGTGTTCAATCTtgatgctgtttcttttttttttttttcccaattctgcttctttaaaaaaattttttttggctacagtgggtctttgttgcggcacAAGAGTCCTTTGttgcttctctagttgtggcatgcaggcttcatcACACCACGGCATGtggctcttagttccccgaccagggattgaacctatatccCCTATCCTGGAagatagattcttaaccattggaccaccagggaagttcctcttgACGCTACTTCTTGCTACTGAAATGACTTTGGGAATATTACTTTTGgcccctgagcctcagttccttcaCCTGTAAGATAGAGATGATCTTATGTATCTTGCATGAAGTGTTGTCCTGAGGGTTAATGAGCTAATACATATGAGGAGTCCAGCACCTGGCTGATGGCAAGCGCCTAGTGTGTGGTAACCAAAATCCCAGTTTGCATGTACTTCCCCACTGGAGAGCAGCAGAGAAATTCCTTGGAGAGTCCCACAGTATTTGTTCAGACTGTAAAGGACCCTTGCTTGGATTTTAtaagattaattaaaaaacattgaAACAGTTGATTTATGATATTGAGTAAGTTTCAGgtttatagcaaagtgattcagttatacatgtgcgtgcatgcatgcatgttaagtcacttcagtcgtgtcgctttggaaccctgtggactgtagccgaccaggctcctctgaccatgggattctccaggcaagaacactggagtgggttgctgtgccctcctccagggaatcttcccaacccaaggattgaacccacatctcttgggtctcctgcattggcaggcggtttctttaccactggtgccatctTGGAAGCccagtatgtatgtatatattttcagattcttttccattaggggttattatgaaatattgaatatagttctctttgctatacagtaaatccttgttgtttatctgttttatgtacagTGGTGTGTTTGTGTAAGGTTAACTTCAAATGTACTAATGTAAAATATACCTGTCTCACTTTACAAAGAGTAAAGCTGAGTGACCTGCTCATGAGCCCATGGGTTTCAGGCTGGTCAGAGCGTTTAGTGGGGGGCGGGATGATCGGGAGGTATGGTGGGAAGACCATATAGGTG includes:
- the AIF1L gene encoding allograft inflammatory factor 1-like isoform X2; the protein is MEFDLNNEGEIDLMSLKRMMEKLGVPKTHLEMKKMISEVTGGVSDTISYRDFVNMMLGKRSAVLKLVMMFEGKANEGSPKPVGPPPERDIASLP